The Verrucomicrobiia bacterium genome window below encodes:
- a CDS encoding 5'-3' exonuclease H3TH domain-containing protein, protein MATLLLVDGHAYAYRAFYAIRKLNAPDGKATNAIYGFVKMFARLRMLVAPSHLAVIWDGGLSAERMAALPGYKAQRPPMPDDLETQIGNIQEYLEAAGIPSLQHPGVEADDIIATFAWQAARHDAKAVIASSDKDFFQLIGPAIGLLNPADKSERIWDESDVQNKTGVRPPQIVDWLSLIGDAVDNIPGVAGVGPKTAAGLLQRFGSLDAIYARLAEVSSERLRTSLAEAEAAVRRNQALIRLDAAVPGLSRWDDLINRGADLEKLFGQFQRWGFKSLAADVAALRARQGELFGALNGA, encoded by the coding sequence ATGGCAACCCTGCTTCTGGTCGATGGCCATGCCTACGCGTATCGGGCCTTCTACGCCATTCGCAAATTAAATGCTCCGGACGGCAAGGCGACGAATGCCATCTACGGTTTCGTCAAGATGTTCGCCCGGCTGCGCATGTTGGTGGCGCCATCGCACTTGGCGGTGATATGGGATGGCGGGCTGAGCGCGGAGCGGATGGCGGCGCTGCCCGGCTACAAGGCGCAGCGGCCCCCGATGCCGGATGACTTGGAAACGCAGATTGGCAACATTCAGGAATACTTGGAAGCTGCCGGAATCCCCTCGCTGCAACACCCTGGAGTCGAAGCCGACGACATTATCGCCACCTTCGCCTGGCAGGCGGCCCGGCACGACGCCAAGGCGGTCATCGCCAGTTCGGACAAGGATTTTTTTCAATTGATCGGTCCCGCCATTGGTCTCCTCAATCCCGCTGACAAGTCCGAGCGGATTTGGGATGAATCCGATGTGCAAAACAAGACCGGGGTCAGGCCGCCTCAAATTGTGGACTGGCTCAGCCTGATTGGCGACGCGGTGGACAACATTCCCGGCGTGGCGGGAGTTGGGCCCAAGACTGCGGCCGGGTTACTGCAAAGGTTTGGCAGTCTGGACGCGATTTACGCACGCCTGGCCGAGGTGTCATCGGAGCGTTTGCGAACTTCCCTTGCGGAAGCGGAAGCGGCGGTGAGACGCAACCAGGCGTTGATCCGGCTGGACGCCGCCGTGCCCGGATTGAGCCGATGGGATGACTTGATCAACCGGGGTGCGGACTTGGAAAAGTTGTTTGGCCAGTTTCAACGCTGGGGATTTAAGAGCCTTGCGGCGGACGTTGCGGCGTTGCGCGCCCGCCAAGGGGAGTTGTTCGGAGCACTGAACGGAGCATGA
- a CDS encoding Amuc_1100 family pilus-like protein, translating into MDWIKRNLMFVIGAVVALALMGLAGFYLYSSMGKNAAAFEKLDAEYHELERLNRQSPHPGNEKTDNIKAARQEQQEVRAFIGQTAKVFKPIPRIPDATNINNAMLAGALRRTIDEMRKEAARGGVELATNYYFSFTAERDRIMFDRAGVPPLATQLGEVKAICDILFAARINALDGIRRERVSVHDNEAQATTDYLDRTTVTNDVALISPYEVSIRCFSSELAGVLSGFASSPYGFIVRGINVEPAAATGMMGGEPGVNVDLATPTYVLPPVMPESALNRRYGARYGAIPGEGGYPRRPVYAPVAAPTAVPGRGGLPTLLDEKQLRATLLIEVVKLTSKK; encoded by the coding sequence ATGGACTGGATCAAGCGAAATCTGATGTTCGTCATCGGCGCCGTCGTGGCGCTGGCGCTGATGGGGCTGGCCGGTTTTTACCTCTACTCCAGCATGGGTAAAAACGCTGCCGCCTTCGAGAAGCTTGATGCCGAATATCACGAACTCGAGCGTTTGAACCGGCAGAGCCCGCATCCCGGCAACGAAAAGACGGACAACATCAAAGCCGCGCGGCAGGAACAACAGGAAGTGCGCGCGTTCATTGGGCAGACCGCCAAAGTCTTCAAGCCGATTCCCCGCATTCCGGATGCGACCAACATCAACAACGCCATGCTGGCGGGGGCCTTGCGGCGCACCATTGACGAAATGCGCAAGGAGGCCGCCCGCGGCGGGGTCGAGCTGGCCACCAACTACTACTTTTCATTCACGGCCGAACGGGACCGGATTATGTTTGACCGCGCCGGAGTGCCACCGCTGGCGACCCAGCTGGGCGAAGTAAAGGCCATCTGCGACATTCTCTTCGCCGCCCGCATCAACGCCCTGGATGGCATCCGGCGCGAGCGGGTTTCGGTGCATGACAACGAGGCCCAGGCGACCACCGATTATTTGGATCGGACGACGGTGACCAACGACGTTGCTTTGATTTCGCCTTACGAGGTTTCCATCCGTTGCTTCAGTTCCGAGCTGGCCGGCGTTCTCTCCGGTTTCGCCTCCTCGCCTTACGGCTTCATTGTGCGCGGCATCAACGTGGAGCCGGCGGCGGCCACGGGCATGATGGGAGGCGAGCCGGGCGTGAACGTGGACCTCGCAACCCCAACCTATGTTCTGCCGCCCGTAATGCCGGAATCCGCCTTGAATCGCCGCTACGGGGCGCGCTACGGAGCCATTCCCGGCGAAGGCGGTTATCCGCGGCGGCCCGTTTATGCGCCGGTGGCCGCGCCAACGGCCGTGCCCGGCCGGGGCGGGTTGCCGACGCTGCTCGATGAGAAACAACTTCGGGCAACCTTGTTGATCGAGGTGGTTAAGCTGACCTCCAAGAAATAG
- the pilM gene encoding type IV pilus assembly protein PilM yields the protein MLNTKNFLAIDFGAGSLKLAEFEVDEAGVLRLLQFGIKPLGAEGAQESKREAVVLKALQELIAERGIKANSVNVCAPGFHVFSKFVKLPPVDSSKVTQIIQYEAQQNVPFPLAEVVWDYQILGATPTGELEVLLVAIKADVVEGLFHATEAAGLSLQITDVSPAALCNAFRYNYGDLDDCTMLLDIGAKTSNLLFFEKGKVYARSINLGANSITQDFANESKLPFPKAEQIKIDEGFVSLGGAYEEPENPHQAAISKIARQFMTRLHIQVNQTMQFYRGQQGGSAPQRLFLSGGASVMPYTAQFFAEKLNVPVEYFNPFRNLQIDPGVNLEELARVAHCMGEVVGLGLRNLANCPVELNLMPESTLRWQSFNQKKPYFILTVLSLVLVVAATGWLFSKLADVKEREYTTLSEKVQPLQQREQLFKLAYADLNKATNDLAQVTTWIDDRYYWADVLAELRRILARVEDSTQKKLGADTGVWIEKFTSMPSLGAAGLGGAGMGTITPPGATPALPMGLPPELAARYMRRMPGEVPVAPPPNPNGMPGAEPGMTPDGMGQPGMPGVGGAPVANTNEISSVELVCRSVDVEMNGVKIAREVVPFALQAELSASPLFNSTNIVLSPQVTPDDANMTFSFGVTLGLKRPLKL from the coding sequence ATGTTGAACACAAAGAATTTTTTGGCCATCGACTTCGGGGCTGGGAGCCTGAAGCTCGCCGAATTCGAGGTGGATGAGGCCGGCGTGTTGCGTCTGCTGCAGTTTGGCATCAAGCCGCTTGGGGCCGAAGGCGCGCAGGAGTCCAAGCGCGAGGCGGTCGTGCTAAAGGCCCTGCAGGAACTCATCGCCGAGCGGGGAATCAAGGCCAACAGCGTCAACGTTTGTGCCCCCGGTTTCCACGTTTTCTCCAAGTTCGTCAAACTCCCGCCGGTCGATTCCAGCAAGGTCACCCAAATCATCCAATACGAAGCCCAGCAAAACGTTCCCTTTCCGCTGGCCGAGGTGGTGTGGGATTACCAGATTCTGGGCGCCACGCCGACGGGCGAATTGGAGGTCTTGCTCGTCGCCATCAAGGCGGATGTGGTGGAAGGCCTGTTTCACGCCACCGAAGCCGCCGGGTTGTCGCTGCAAATCACCGATGTTTCACCCGCCGCCCTGTGCAACGCATTTCGCTACAATTATGGCGACTTGGACGACTGCACGATGCTCCTGGACATTGGCGCCAAGACCAGCAATTTGCTGTTCTTCGAGAAAGGGAAAGTTTACGCCCGGAGCATCAATTTGGGCGCCAATTCCATCACGCAGGATTTTGCCAACGAGTCAAAACTCCCGTTCCCCAAGGCGGAGCAGATCAAGATTGACGAAGGATTTGTGAGCTTGGGCGGCGCCTACGAGGAGCCGGAGAACCCACACCAGGCGGCCATTTCCAAGATTGCCCGCCAGTTCATGACGCGGCTGCACATTCAGGTCAATCAGACGATGCAGTTTTATCGCGGGCAGCAGGGCGGTTCCGCGCCCCAGCGCCTTTTCTTGTCGGGCGGTGCGTCCGTCATGCCCTACACGGCGCAGTTCTTCGCTGAGAAGCTCAACGTGCCGGTGGAGTATTTCAACCCGTTCCGCAATTTGCAGATCGATCCGGGAGTCAACTTGGAGGAACTGGCCCGGGTGGCGCATTGCATGGGCGAAGTGGTGGGTTTGGGACTGCGCAATCTGGCCAACTGTCCGGTCGAGTTGAATCTCATGCCGGAAAGCACCTTGCGCTGGCAGAGTTTTAATCAGAAAAAGCCCTATTTCATTTTGACCGTGCTCAGTTTGGTGCTGGTGGTTGCGGCCACCGGCTGGCTCTTTTCCAAACTGGCGGACGTCAAAGAGCGGGAATACACCACCTTGAGTGAGAAGGTGCAGCCGCTGCAACAGCGGGAACAACTGTTCAAGCTTGCGTATGCCGATCTGAACAAGGCAACGAATGACCTGGCACAGGTGACGACGTGGATCGACGACCGTTATTATTGGGCGGACGTTCTGGCCGAATTACGGCGCATCCTGGCGCGGGTGGAAGACAGCACGCAGAAGAAGCTCGGGGCCGACACTGGCGTCTGGATTGAAAAATTTACATCCATGCCCAGCCTGGGCGCCGCCGGTCTCGGTGGGGCGGGAATGGGAACGATTACGCCTCCTGGGGCCACGCCCGCCTTGCCGATGGGCTTGCCGCCTGAACTGGCCGCCCGCTACATGCGGCGCATGCCGGGCGAGGTGCCAGTTGCGCCTCCGCCGAATCCAAACGGGATGCCGGGCGCGGAGCCGGGCATGACGCCGGACGGCATGGGGCAACCAGGCATGCCGGGAGTGGGTGGCGCCCCCGTGGCCAATACGAATGAGATATCCTCCGTGGAACTGGTGTGTCGCTCGGTCGATGTGGAAATGAACGGGGTGAAAATCGCCCGCGAGGTGGTTCCGTTCGCCCTGCAAGCCGAGTTGAGCGCCAGTCCGTTGTTCAATTCCACCAACATCGTCCTGTCCCCGCAGGTCACACCCGACGATGCAAACATGACGTTTTCCTTCGGCGTCACTCTCGGCCTGAAGCGTCCCCTCAAGCTCTAG
- a CDS encoding UDP-glucuronic acid decarboxylase family protein, whose amino-acid sequence MTQPKRIRRAKSQPVSVVTGAAGFLGSHLTDLLIARGHKVIGIDNFVTGTVDNIAHLAGNPNFRFLQQDVTEFIFLDGPVDYVWHFASPASPIDYLELPIQTLKVGSLGTHKALGLAKHKGARFLIASTSEIYGDPLVHPQREEYWGNVNTIGPRGCYDEAKRFAEAMTMAYHREHGVPTRIVRIFNTYGPRMRLRDGRVVPAFVSQALTNKPITIFGDGKQTRSFCYVADLIEGIYRLMMSAYALPVNIGNPHELTMVEFAREIIRATGSRSRLTFKPLPQDDPKQRRPDITKARTLLKWEPQVPLAEGLKKTIEYFRSRV is encoded by the coding sequence ATGACTCAGCCGAAGAGAATTCGTCGGGCGAAATCGCAACCCGTTTCCGTGGTGACTGGCGCCGCTGGTTTCCTCGGGTCGCACTTGACCGACCTTTTGATCGCCCGTGGCCACAAGGTGATCGGAATCGACAACTTTGTTACCGGCACGGTGGACAATATCGCCCATCTGGCGGGCAATCCCAATTTTCGGTTTCTTCAGCAGGATGTCACCGAATTTATCTTTCTCGACGGGCCGGTGGATTACGTTTGGCATTTTGCCTCGCCGGCCAGTCCGATTGACTATCTCGAACTCCCGATTCAGACCCTGAAGGTGGGTTCTTTGGGCACGCACAAGGCGCTTGGCCTGGCCAAACACAAGGGCGCTCGTTTTCTCATTGCGTCCACGTCTGAAATCTACGGCGACCCGCTAGTGCACCCGCAGCGGGAGGAATATTGGGGCAATGTGAACACCATCGGCCCGCGCGGCTGTTATGATGAAGCCAAGCGGTTTGCCGAGGCGATGACCATGGCCTATCACCGGGAGCACGGCGTGCCGACGCGAATTGTGCGCATCTTCAACACCTATGGACCGCGCATGCGCTTGCGCGATGGTCGCGTGGTGCCGGCCTTCGTCAGCCAGGCATTGACGAACAAACCCATCACGATATTTGGCGACGGCAAACAAACACGCAGTTTTTGCTACGTCGCCGATCTCATCGAGGGGATTTATCGTCTGATGATGTCCGCCTACGCCCTGCCGGTGAACATCGGGAACCCGCACGAACTGACGATGGTGGAGTTTGCGCGCGAAATCATCCGGGCTACCGGATCCAGGAGCCGGCTCACCTTCAAACCGTTGCCGCAGGATGATCCCAAGCAGCGCCGGCCGGACATCACCAAGGCGCGCACCTTGTTGAAGTGGGAACCGCAGGTGCCGCTTGCTGAGGGGTTGAAAAAGACCATTGAATACTTTCGTTCCCGCGTCTGA
- a CDS encoding sugar transferase, with protein MLRRHRLIRMQIHQLMDACLFAAGFWVASTVRANPNVIERLRLDPAPPDEGLFWIFLFLVPAAPMILEWQGFYNRPLVSPRRAVVLPLLRASAVTTGLLILSLSLLHITFARVVVGLFPAIAFALVLLKEEVLRALYRSRLGVARLRPRFLLAGTPEETEKMRRQLASHRDEEVDVMAVLELDQTSPEQLVQMLHKYAINGVLVSARHTLFDRVEEFVRVCELEGVEAWLVADFFKTQISRPTFDEFYGRPVLVFRTTPEASWQGVGKQLLDFLGALLLLLVSSPIMLGVPLLIKLTSRGPVFFRQERAGLNGRPFTMYKFRTMVTNAEQLKQELAQLNEMTGPVFKVTNDPRITPLGRWLRKFSIDEFPQLFNVLRGEMSLVGPRPLPVDEVARFDDMSHRRRLSVKPGLTCLWQVSGRNNVKDFRDWVRLDLEYIDNWSLWLDLKILARTIPVVLLGAGAK; from the coding sequence ATGCTCCGTCGGCATCGCCTTATTCGCATGCAAATCCATCAGTTGATGGATGCGTGTCTCTTTGCGGCCGGCTTTTGGGTGGCGTCGACGGTGCGCGCAAACCCAAATGTTATTGAGAGGCTGCGATTGGATCCCGCCCCGCCAGACGAAGGGTTGTTTTGGATTTTCCTCTTCTTGGTTCCTGCAGCACCCATGATCCTCGAATGGCAGGGGTTCTATAACCGACCTTTGGTATCGCCGCGTCGGGCTGTGGTGCTGCCGCTGTTGCGGGCCAGCGCGGTGACCACGGGGTTGCTGATTCTGTCGCTCTCGCTGCTGCACATTACGTTTGCCCGTGTGGTGGTTGGTTTGTTTCCAGCCATTGCCTTTGCCCTGGTCCTGCTCAAGGAGGAGGTTTTGCGTGCGCTTTACCGAAGCCGGCTTGGGGTGGCCCGTTTGCGACCACGCTTCCTGCTGGCCGGCACGCCGGAGGAAACGGAGAAGATGCGCCGCCAACTGGCATCGCACCGGGATGAGGAGGTGGACGTTATGGCCGTGCTCGAACTGGATCAGACGTCGCCCGAGCAACTCGTGCAAATGCTCCATAAATACGCCATCAACGGTGTTCTGGTCAGCGCCCGACATACTTTGTTTGACCGGGTGGAGGAGTTCGTGCGGGTGTGTGAACTGGAGGGCGTCGAAGCGTGGCTGGTGGCGGATTTCTTCAAAACCCAGATTTCCCGGCCGACCTTCGACGAATTTTACGGCCGGCCAGTTTTGGTGTTTCGCACCACGCCGGAGGCCTCGTGGCAGGGGGTCGGCAAGCAATTGCTCGACTTTCTCGGCGCGTTGCTGCTCCTGCTCGTGAGTTCCCCGATCATGCTCGGGGTTCCCCTTCTGATCAAATTGACCTCGCGCGGGCCGGTCTTCTTCCGGCAGGAGCGGGCGGGCCTGAATGGGCGGCCGTTCACCATGTATAAATTCCGCACGATGGTTACGAATGCCGAGCAATTGAAGCAGGAGCTGGCGCAGCTCAACGAAATGACCGGGCCCGTTTTCAAGGTTACCAATGACCCACGCATCACTCCGTTGGGTCGCTGGCTCCGCAAATTCAGCATCGATGAGTTTCCCCAGCTCTTCAATGTTTTGCGCGGCGAGATGAGCCTGGTGGGTCCACGTCCGTTGCCGGTGGACGAGGTGGCGCGGTTCGACGACATGTCGCATCGACGCCGTCTTAGCGTGAAACCGGGGCTGACGTGTTTGTGGCAGGTCAGCGGCCGCAACAACGTTAAAGACTTTCGCGACTGGGTGCGGCTCGACTTGGAATACATCGACAACTGGTCCCTCTGGCTGGATTTGAAGATTTTGGCGCGCACCATTCCGGTCGTCCTGCTGGGAGCGGGCGCCAAGTGA